GACGAGCGCTTCCGCCCATGCCGGCGTGCTCTCGCCCGACGTACTCCCGATGGCCTCCGACTGAGCTCGCCGCGCCGGGTTCCGTCGGGTACGGCCGGCCGTACCAGCCGTCGGACCGCCCGCTCCAGGGCTGCGTCTCCCCGGCCCGGACCAGGCGTTTCCTCGGTTGGTCCTACCGCTCGATGAGGGAACGGCAGCCGGTACGGTCCCGTCCTCGTTCCGAGGAGCCTCAGTGCGGGTTCTCGATCAACGAGAACCGCGCCCCCTCCGGATCCGCCACCGTGGCCACGAGGCCGTGCGGGCTGTCGTGCGGCGGGCGCAGGACATGACCGCCGAGATCCACGAGAAGGTGGGCCGCCGCGGCCGCGTCGGCCACCTCGAAGTACGTCATCCAGTGCGGACCCCGGTCGCGGGGCAGGTCGTTACCGACACCGTGGAGGCCGGCCACCGGGCGGCCGTCGACGTGCAGCGTGACGTAGTCGAAGTCGGCGGACACCACCGGCTCCTCCTCGTAGCCGAACACCGTCTCGTAGAACTTGGCGACGCTCGCCGTCTCGACGGTGAGCAGTTCGTGCCAGGCGGGGGTGCCCGGTACGCCCGCGACGGAGATGCCGAAATGTGCCGCCGTCTGCCACACGCCGAAGACGGCGCCTGACGGGTCGGAGCCGATCACCAGCCGGCCCGCCTCTCCCGCGTCCAGGGGGCCCACTCCCACCGTGCCGCCGCACAGCCTGACCGTCTCGGCCGTCAGATCGATGTCGTCCGAGGCGAGGTAGGGCGTCCAGGCGACCGGAAGATGACGGTCGGGTGGCAACTGGCCGATGCCTGCGACCTCCTGGCCATCGAGCAGGGCCCGGACGTAGGGCCCCAGCTGCTGCGGCCCCGGTACGAACTCCCAGCCGAACAGCGACCCGTAGAACTCCTGGGTCGCGGCCATGCCGTGCACCATCAGACTCACCCAGCAGGGTGTGCCGGGCGTGTGCCGAGCGGGCGGGGCGGCCGATCCCCTTGCCTCGGTCATCGTCTCTCTCTCCTCGGCCCCTCGCGGTGGCCGTGTCGCGTCCGCTGTCCGGACCTCCGTGCCGATGCTCGCACCACCGGCGGTGCCGCGCGCTCCGGGCACGCCGCCGCACGGTTCTCCCGCGCGGTCGGCGTCAGGCGCCGACGCCCGGACCAGCCGGGGCCGGTACACCGTGGGCCGAACCGTACGTTCGGCTCTCCGTGACCGCGCGCCGCCGACGGATGCCGATCGGCTGTACAGCATGTGCCCGTTCCCGTACGCCTCGTGATCGGGTTCGTCCGGTCGAGCAGAGTAGCCGGACATGGACGATGCGGCCACCTCGTGCGCAAGGATGGTGGCCATGAACGCCATCATCTCCGCATCCGAACTGGCGAGCGACCTTGCGGGCTCGAACCCGCCCGTCCTGCTCGACGTCCGCTGGCAGCTGAGCATGGCCAAGGCCACCGGCGTGCCGCCCTTCGACGGCCGGGCCGAGTACGCGGCCGGCCACATCCCGGGCGCGGTCTACGTCGACCTGGACCGGGAGCTGGCCGGCCGGGCCGGCACCGGCGGCCGGCACCCGCTGCCCGACCTCGAGGAGTTCGGTGCGGCAATGCGCCGGGCGGGCGTCTCCTCGCGGACACCGGTGGTCGTGTACGACGGCGGACAGGGCTGGGCGGCGGCCCGCGCGTGGTGGCTGCTGCGCTGGACGGGTCACCCGGACGTGCGAGTCCTCGACGGCGGGTTGCCGTCCTGGAAGGGAACGCTCCGGTCCGCCGTGCCGGGCACGGCCCTGTCCGAGGGCGACTTCGAGCCGATGCCCGGCGCGACAGGTCTCCTCGACGCCGACGGGGCCGCGGCGCTGGCCCGCGCGGGGGTACTGCTGGACGCGCGCGCGGGGGAGCGGTACCGCGGTGACGTGGAGCCGATCGACCGGGTCGGCGGCCACATCCCGGGCGCCCGGTCCGCGCCCACCACGGACAACGTCGACCCGGACGGCCGCTTCCTGCCCGCGGAGGAGCTGACCGCCCGCTTCAAGGCTCTCGGCGCCGGCGACGGCACCGAGGTCGGCGTCTACTGCGGGTCAGGCGTCTCCGGCGCTCACGAGGTGCTGGCCCTGGCAGTGGCGGGCATCCCGGCGGCCCTGTACGTCGGTTCCTGGTCGGAGTGGTCCTCGGACCCGGAGCGACCGGTCGCCGTGGGCCCCGACCCCCAGTGACCCCCGCGTCCCACGACGGGAAGGGGCCGCACTCGCCGAGTGCGGCCCCTTCCCGTCGTACGACTGACTACTCCTGCTTCTTCCTGCGCGTCCCGAACACGATCTCGTCCCAGCTCGGAACCGCCGCTCTGCGTCCCGGGCGGACACCGTCGGCCTCGGCCTGACGGTCGGTCGCGCCGATGAGACGGTCGCGGTGGCTGGCCACCGAGCGCGGCATGAGGACGTCCGCGTAGGCGGAACCGGCCGAGGCCGCGGGAGCGGGCGGCTCCTCCGCCTCGGGCTCCTCCGGGTCGGGCTCCTCGATGGTCGCCGTCTCGGACGGCCGCTCCGGTACGACCATGTCGCCCCGGAAGCTCGGCACCGCCTCCAACAGGCTGGTCAGCGAGTCCCGTTCGGCTGCGCCCTCCTCGATCGGATCGGGCGCGGGCGGGCTCGGCCGGTCGAGGGCACGGTCCAGCGGACGGTCGCGCGGCAGCCGTGCGATACGCGGCACGAACGGAAAGCTGGGCTCGGGCGTGCCGAGGTCCTCGGACTCACCGATCAGCGAGCGAGCTTCCTCGTCGACGGCCTGGACGAGCCGCCGGGGCGGGTCGTACGTCCAGCTCGCCGAGTGCGGTTCACCGGCGACGCAGTAGACCAGCAGGACCTCCCAGGTGCCGTCGTCACGGCGCCACGAGTCCCACTGGACGGTGTCCTTCTCGGCGCCGCGCAGCAACAGCCGCTCCTGCACGGCCTCGCCGAGCTGCGGACCGACGTTCTCACCGGGCCGACGGACCGGGGTCTTACGGGCTCGTTCGGCCATGAAGGCGCGCTCGGCGAGCACAGGGCCCTCGAA
This is a stretch of genomic DNA from Streptomyces sp. NBC_00285. It encodes these proteins:
- a CDS encoding VOC family protein; its protein translation is MTEARGSAAPPARHTPGTPCWVSLMVHGMAATQEFYGSLFGWEFVPGPQQLGPYVRALLDGQEVAGIGQLPPDRHLPVAWTPYLASDDIDLTAETVRLCGGTVGVGPLDAGEAGRLVIGSDPSGAVFGVWQTAAHFGISVAGVPGTPAWHELLTVETASVAKFYETVFGYEEEPVVSADFDYVTLHVDGRPVAGLHGVGNDLPRDRGPHWMTYFEVADAAAAAHLLVDLGGHVLRPPHDSPHGLVATVADPEGARFSLIENPH
- a CDS encoding sulfurtransferase, with translation MVAMNAIISASELASDLAGSNPPVLLDVRWQLSMAKATGVPPFDGRAEYAAGHIPGAVYVDLDRELAGRAGTGGRHPLPDLEEFGAAMRRAGVSSRTPVVVYDGGQGWAAARAWWLLRWTGHPDVRVLDGGLPSWKGTLRSAVPGTALSEGDFEPMPGATGLLDADGAAALARAGVLLDARAGERYRGDVEPIDRVGGHIPGARSAPTTDNVDPDGRFLPAEELTARFKALGAGDGTEVGVYCGSGVSGAHEVLALAVAGIPAALYVGSWSEWSSDPERPVAVGPDPQ
- the sepH gene encoding septation protein SepH, translated to MPELRVVAVSNDGTRLVLKAADSTEYTLPIDERLRAAVRGDRPRLGQIEIEVESHLRPRDIQARIRAGATAEEVAQLAGIPVDRVRRFEGPVLAERAFMAERARKTPVRRPGENVGPQLGEAVQERLLLRGAEKDTVQWDSWRRDDGTWEVLLVYCVAGEPHSASWTYDPPRRLVQAVDEEARSLIGESEDLGTPEPSFPFVPRIARLPRDRPLDRALDRPSPPAPDPIEEGAAERDSLTSLLEAVPSFRGDMVVPERPSETATIEEPDPEEPEAEEPPAPAASAGSAYADVLMPRSVASHRDRLIGATDRQAEADGVRPGRRAAVPSWDEIVFGTRRKKQE